The DNA segment GGATGGCTTCACCGTGATGCCGATGGAGAAGGCTGCGCCGATCGCCGACCAGTTCTGCACCCTCACCGGCGATATCCACGTCCTGCGCGGCGAGCACTTCGCCGAAATGAAGGATGGCGCCATCATCTCGAACTCCGGCCACTTCAACGTGGAGATCGACCTGGAGGCGCTGGCCGGCATGGCAGTCGCACGGCGGCAGGTGCGCGAGTTTGTGGAGGAGTTCACCCTCCCATCCGGCCGGCGGCTCTACGTCCTCGGAGAAGGTCGGCTCATCAACCTCGCCTCGGCAGAGGGGCATCCGGCCTCCGTCATGGATATGTCGTTTGCCAACCAGGCGCTCTGCGCCGAGTATATGGTAAAGAACGCCGCCACGATGACAAAGACGGTCTATCCGGTACCCGAGGCGATCGATAAGGAGATCGCCCGTCTCAAGCTCTCCAGTATGGGCATCCAGATCGACACCCTCACCGCGGAGCAGGTGCAGTACCTGGCATCCTGGAACGTCGGCACCTAGTTCGACGCTCGGACACGCAGCGACATGCGGATCGCCACCTGGAACACGCAGGGCAGCAGGGGCATCGACGGCGTCTGGTCGACGCCGCGGATCGCCTCGGCCCTGCGTCCCCTGGGCGCGGACGCCATCTGCCTGCAGGAGCTGCACCAACGGACGGTGGCGCGTGGCGGCGAAGATCAGCCTGCGCGCATTGCCGAGCTCCTTGGCCGGCACATCACGTTCCAGCCGAACGTCACCTACCTGATCGGCGCCTATGGCGTGGGGATCCTCCTGCGCGAGGCGCCGCTCGAGGTGCGCATGCACGCGCTTCCGGGTCGCGGCGAGCCGCGTGGCGCGCTCGAGGTGCGGATCGGCGCGGGTTTCGGCCGGCGGCGGCTCATCCTCTTCTGCACCCACTGGGGCCTCACCGGCGCGGCAAGGCGGGAGCAGGGCAACGCGCTTGCGGCGATCGTGCAGCAGACCTCCGGCCCCGTGGTCCTCTGCGGCGATTTCAATGAAGAGCCGGACGCGCCCGGCGTCGCCTCGCTGATCGAGCGGTGCGAGCTTCAGGACGTCGGCGGCGCGGCGCTCACCTGGCCCAGCGACCAGCCGGCTGCACGCATCGACCTCGTCCTGATCTCGAAGGGGCTGCGGGCCGGACCGCCGGAACTGTTTGGCGGCCGCGCCTCCGACCATCTCGGGGTCTGCGTGGATGTTTCACGTGAAACGGCCGACGCCGCCGGACGCCTCTAGCCGGCGCGCGAGAGGATATCGAAGAGGCGTTCGAGTTCGCGCTGGTCGAAGTAGTCGATTTCGATACGCCCGCCCTGCCCGGCAGGCAGTATGCGGACCCGCGTATAGAGCTGCGATGAGAGCTGTTCGTTCATGAACTTGATCTCGGGCGAAGGGGCCGGCCGGCTGCGCGGCGCGACCGCTGCCGGGCTGCCGGCTGCGCGCGCAAGCTGCTCGGTTTCCCGGACGGAGAGTCCGCGCCGCACCACCTGCCGGAAGATGCGGGTCTGGGCTGCGTCGCCGGAAGCGCCGAGCAGCGCGCGGGCGTGGCCCTCGCTGATCGTGCGGCCTTCCACCCCGTCCTGGACTTCGATCGGCAGGCTGAGGAGCCGGATCGTATTCGTCACGGCGACCCGGCTTTTGCCCACGCGCCCGGCGATCTGCTCCTGTGTGAGGCCAAACTCGTCGGCGAGCCGAAGATAGGCGCGCGCCGCTTCGATCGGCCCGATATCTTCGCGCTGCACGTTCTCCACGAGGGCGATCTCAAGCATCTCCTGCGGCGTGCAGCTCTTCACCGCAACCGGTACGCGGATAAGCCCGGCCGCCTGAGCCGCGCGGAAGCGGCGCTCACCGGCGACCAGCAGGTATCCGCCCTCCGGCTTCGGGGTGACGAGGAGTGGCTGCAGGATTCCATGCTCCCTGACGCTGGCGGCAAGCTCGGCCAGCGCCTCGGCATTGAACTGGGTTCGTGGCTGCCACGGGTTTGGTTCGATCGCGGTCAGATCGACCTCCTTCAGGCTGCTGCCCTCTTGCGCGGCTTCCGAGATCAGCGCGGCCAGACCCTTACCCAGTGCGCGTGTTGCCATAGCGGTGTATCTCCCGTGCGATTTCGGAATAGGCCCGGGCTCCGGGCGAGGTGCGGTCATAGAGCGCAACCGGCACTCCATGTCCCGGCGCTTCGCTCAGCCGTACGCTTCGGGGCACGGTAGTGGCCGAAACGACGTCGCCGAAGTAGGCGCGAACCTCGGCTGCCACCTGCTGCGCAAGCCTTGTGCGGGAGTCGTACAGTGTGAGCAGCACGAGGCCGACTTTCAGGCTTGGGTTCATGCCCCGCTGCACGAGCTGGATGGTCTGCAGCAGGCGGCTGAGGCCTTCCAGTGCGTAGAATTCGGTCTGCACCGGCAGAATCACTTCGCCGGAGGCGGCGAGTGCGTTCAGTGTGAGAAGTCCGAGGGATGGCGGCGAATCGATCAGGACGGTGTCGTACCGCCCCTCTGCCTCGCGCAGCGCATGGCGCAGGGCGAGTTCGCGTCCCGGCCTCGCGGCCATCTCGATCTCCGCGCCTGCCAGGTCGATGGTTGCGGGCACGATATCCAGCCCCGGCACGCTGGTGGCGCGGATACAGTCGGCCAGCGGCCTGGTCTCCACGAGGAGGTCCCAGCTGCCCGGCGAGCGCTCGACCGGCGCGATGCCAAGGCCCGATGTGGCGTTGGCCTGCGCATCGATGTCGGCAAGCAGCACGCGCTCACCCTCCAGCGCCAGAAATGCTGCGAGGTTGACGGCAGTGGTGGTCTTGCCAACCCCGCCCTTCTGATTGACGACGGCAAAGATGCGCGGCATGGTGGTGACGAAGGAGTTCGGTCCCAAATCTCCAGCTATTATAGAACGCGCGGGAACAATAACGGCTGCGGCGAGGCGCATTCCGCTGCCGCTGACGGAATAGCGAGACAAACGTCTCACAGAATGCCGGGTTTTGAGTTTGTCGGGGCGTGTTGGCCGCTCGCGACTAAAGCTTGGCGCGCAGGCCCGATGCGAAGAGCGTTACGCCGATCGCGAGGTTTGCCGCCACCCAGAGAGGAACGGTAATTGCGGGCGCGTGAGCCGGAAGCAGCAGCGTTCCATGGGCTGCCCGCATCATCAGTGCGGAGGTGGTTCCGGCAGCCGCCCAACCGGCCATACGCCGCTCCGCTCCGTCAAGGGGATGGATGAGCCAGAGCAGACCAAGCGGCGCCAGGGCGCCCTGGGCGAGAAGCGCGGCTGCGGATGCGGCCGGGAGCGCGGCGACGATATCGGGCGCCACGAGCCCGGCGCCGAACGAAAGCACCGCGAGCCATGACGCGGCGCGCGGGCGCGCCAGCCGGGCGTACCCACAGCAGCCGAGCAGAAGAAGGAGCGCAATCGCCAGCCGCAAGGAGCGTCCGCCGCCTTCATCGTGAGCGAGCTGGACCGCGGCGCCGGCATCGAGCAGACCTGCCCCATACCGCTTGCGATCGCCGCGCGGCGCTGCGCTCTTCTCACGAATGGCGCGAATCTCGCCGGGCGAGCTTATCCCCTCGGCCGTCAGCAGCGCGGCCACCGCCGCCACGTGTGGAGAGGCCATCGAGGTGCCCTGGAACCAGTAGTAGCCATCGGACCGAACCCCGTCCGGCCCTCCGACAATGGTGTTCT comes from the Armatimonadota bacterium genome and includes:
- a CDS encoding endonuclease/exonuclease/phosphatase family protein, whose translation is MRIATWNTQGSRGIDGVWSTPRIASALRPLGADAICLQELHQRTVARGGEDQPARIAELLGRHITFQPNVTYLIGAYGVGILLREAPLEVRMHALPGRGEPRGALEVRIGAGFGRRRLILFCTHWGLTGAARREQGNALAAIVQQTSGPVVLCGDFNEEPDAPGVASLIERCELQDVGGAALTWPSDQPAARIDLVLISKGLRAGPPELFGGRASDHLGVCVDVSRETADAAGRL
- a CDS encoding ParB/RepB/Spo0J family partition protein, which codes for MATRALGKGLAALISEAAQEGSSLKEVDLTAIEPNPWQPRTQFNAEALAELAASVREHGILQPLLVTPKPEGGYLLVAGERRFRAAQAAGLIRVPVAVKSCTPQEMLEIALVENVQREDIGPIEAARAYLRLADEFGLTQEQIAGRVGKSRVAVTNTIRLLSLPIEVQDGVEGRTISEGHARALLGASGDAAQTRIFRQVVRRGLSVRETEQLARAAGSPAAVAPRSRPAPSPEIKFMNEQLSSQLYTRVRILPAGQGGRIEIDYFDQRELERLFDILSRAG
- a CDS encoding ParA family protein; this encodes MPRIFAVVNQKGGVGKTTTAVNLAAFLALEGERVLLADIDAQANATSGLGIAPVERSPGSWDLLVETRPLADCIRATSVPGLDIVPATIDLAGAEIEMAARPGRELALRHALREAEGRYDTVLIDSPPSLGLLTLNALAASGEVILPVQTEFYALEGLSRLLQTIQLVQRGMNPSLKVGLVLLTLYDSRTRLAQQVAAEVRAYFGDVVSATTVPRSVRLSEAPGHGVPVALYDRTSPGARAYSEIAREIHRYGNTRTG